Part of the Apostichopus japonicus isolate 1M-3 chromosome 13, ASM3797524v1, whole genome shotgun sequence genome is shown below.
CAATGtcccccctccagcaaccccccccctcccccgcaagaaaaaatagaaagtCTTAAAATTGGAACACTGCTTTATACATCTGAATGTCCCAATTTCAGATCATCAGGACTGTCTCCAAATGAGTCAATAGCATtaccatcaacttttttttttttttcttgttacaTACTCACTTTAgatgtcctatttataaatatatatattttatactggaaataaataaatgaaaaattgaaaaatatgaaatgaaacagaTTTTCAGATCTGATTCTTGTTTAACCTTATAACTAAATAATTAGGGCAAACTGACCCGCGAAATTATAGACAATGGTAAAGAGCAAAAGAATTGTTCTTGCTCTTTTGCTCTGTTGTTTAACCTGTAATTTTCTAATTGTACCACAGAATCGAACAAACATAATTCTACAGGGCACGTGTTCCAAGTTCATGTGGTTTAGTTCAAAACAACTCAATTTCTTATCAAACAACCAAAATGATCGCAAAGTAAAAAATGTGCAGTCTGGCCTTTAACTAACATTATTAACCATTTCAGATAACCTTTACCAGGGACATACGGTAACATGGTACCTTGCTCTACCAAATGGGTCATCAATCCGATCTCCATGAACCATTTCGTTGCTTCAGATCATCGTCTGAAATCACAGTCTTTTAATATCCAGAGAACTCTGCCGAATAGGAACACTCACCATATCACTGAATACACCCCAGCAAGGCAGCTGGGACCAAGGAATTGTTACTTTCTTAAATACAAATCACTTCATTTTGTATTCATGTACcctaaatattataaaactgaCAAACCTTTCACACTCTTATCTAGCTTCTTCATCTTGGCTTTCTCTCTGTTTTCTGTACGCCTCTCTTTTGCCGCATCTATTTCTTCTTGAGATTCCCAAACTTCTAGCGCCCTCTTTTCAATCTGAAGTATGAAAGATGACAATGTTAGAAAACTTCAAAACAACGATTTTCAAAACTAACTGGCAGggcatgttttttgaaaaactAAAATCTCAGTGATGTTGCAGTTCAACTGATCTTTGCTTAGTCACTTTAACCAATTTGATGGCTCACACACCATGAAAGAATACCATCATAGGGTTTCCATTTATAACAGTTTTACAGATATTAAAACCCACTCTGAGATACGGAAGTGATTAAATCTGTAAATTGATAGGCTTGACGTTTAATCAACCTCCAGCGCCAGTATCCATATTATGTACCCTCTACCCAGTGCTAGTGGGCAACTAATTCCGTGACACAGCACTACCGACATTAATGGTTTGACATACTCACTTGAAGTCTTAGGTATAGTTTCATATCCCCCCAGCGTGGATTGTGTGGGTTCTTCCGGACGAGAAATTTGAGTATAGGTTCTCTTCTATCCAAATCTGCATCTTTCAACAGGTATTCATGTTTAGCTTCTGTTTTTGTTATGAGCGTGTGCTTCTCTTCACTTTCCCTGCATAgttaaaaggagaaaaaaaaagatttccaTTCAACTCCGGAAGGAAATATTCTGATGGTTTCTATACAGAAATGCCAAATGAAGGGAATGCAAGCCATCTATTCGACAGGTAAACGTATTCGTAGAACTTTATTTCTGTTCAGTAAACTCACTGACATCAATATCCATGTTAATACTCTTGCACAATGCTTGCTCGTGAGGCAAAAACCAGGGTACcaacagaggaagaagaaacTTCATTTCATGTTTGTTATTTCTGTTAACACCCATTATAGGATAGCAAAGAGATGGGATACATTGAATTCTCTTCCTTGCCATGCATTCCATTGTCAGTTGCATTATACcaattgaaagaagaaaacccATATTTGAAGATTATTCATGTGCACTATAATATAATACAGAAATACAATATTTAGCCAATCTGTTTCGACAATCTCACTCATAATGATGTCAAAGGGATAAAAAAGGTACATTCCTTTAAACAGATGATCAAATATAAACTTcttttagaaaaagaaaatataaacttCTTTTAGAAAAAGAAACTGATCAGATATGGACTGGATATCCAGGCCCCAAAATTCCCTAGGCCTAGAAACTATGGCCACTTGCTAATAGGTGCCAATGCTTATAATGTCTACTGGATAAAATATAGTTCtcactggcattttcctgaattacagCACACATCTGTTACAGTACAGGCTTCTGAGAGTGGCCCAATAATTTTTGCGGATTATAAGTAGTAATGCAGGGCTCATGTTAGGTACGGAGCTCATGCCAATTCTTTGACTGATGCTTGTTAACTGACTTACCATgtgttaaaattcttaatgCCTTTTGGCAGGAAATTGCCAGTATAATTTTCTACTGGCAAATGGCAAAAACACTGGCAGTTGGCCGGTGAATAGCCAGAATGTTGCAGCCTGGGATACGATGTCATTAGTTATAACATTTAAGCACACTGTAGCAGCCTTTTACCTGCAATCATCACAGACTGAGTGGTCAAACTGCTTGTAAAGAGATGAATCTTGGAAGTCATTTCCACACTCCAGACATCGCAAGAGGCCAGCGCCCAGAAGTGGACCAGGCTCCTGGACAATGTTTAGTTCTTCTTCCTCTACAACTTCATCTTCTTGAATCAAGAAGCCAGCATTGGTGTCGAGAAGTCCACCAGGGAGACGGATGGCACCCTCAGGTATTTTCTCTTCCCTGAAATGTCAAGATGAAAAAAGAGGTGTGTTGCTCTACGTGCAAATGTTGTTATGTTCAGTTGCAATATGTGTCACGTTAAAAAGCTTTCAGTGAATATGAACAACTTGACCCAGTATATGGTATGATATACTTAAGGGCAATGTCCATGACTCTAATTGCTATGGGTTTGCAAACTACTGTTATTGAACATTTCAGAGGCTGtcaacatttcaaaacaacATATACCACAATGTCTTATGAGCAACATTGTGCACtgcatgaaatataaatataattgtcCACCTTGACCCACCATGTGAAAGAGTAACATTGCTTTAAATGTAAAAACAACATCAGAtttccccaaaaaataacaAGATTTCTTTGGTGAAGTTTCAGCACCAAAGGTAACAAACTAATATATAGCTACTGATTGCATGATATGCACATGTCACATTCTACCACTTGACCAGGAATCAATTATGATACAAATTTTATGTTATCGATCATGAGGTACGTGCTTACTTAATTCCTTTGAGAAAGTAAGAGGCAGGATCGAAGATCATGCTAGCAACTTACTCTTATGATATGGTAgtgtgatatactgtacatctgttACTTCTTTCATGTGTAGAACCCCGAACTAAACCATTGTCTGAGTTAGACTTGACTACTTAAATTGTGCATCCAGGGAATGTCCAGGAAAGGTTACAACTAATTGGTATGGAtttacaaatttgacaattGTTCTTACTTTTTCTCAGGCTTTTTCTTTGTGTATGGTTGATAAGCATGCTTGGACTGTCTTAGCATCAAAGCTCTCTGTCTGTTCCTCTCTATTCTGGCTCTCTGCCTGTCTGAGAGTGGTGAGGCTTCACTTGACGAATTGGTGCCTCCATCTATACTGTTGGCTTCACTCatctttaaaaacaataaagaacattttCTTGCAATCACGTTTATTTGCTTCATTCCATATTTATTCAGCTTTCTGATGTTTTGTCAAGATGGTAACAAGTGCACAAAATGGCAAATCTATATGATGTTTTTCAAAAGGCCTATACATAAGTCATCAATGTGCATGTTCCTTCTAACCTTCCATATTGAATACATGTGTTTTTATAATCAGTGAAGAAGACATCTTTGTTTACCTGGATGTTTACCTGGATGGCCATCCTCTCATCTTCAATCGGTCAAATCCGCCACGGATTGAGAGAATGGCAAAAGGGATAGAAGGTCAACGACAGTTTCACATCTACATTTTGCATTGTGTGTATCTGCTACAATCTGGTAATTGCATACTGAAGCATAGTAGAGCTGTCTACAGTATACAGTGGTACTGTATACCGTACACACAGTAACTGAGAGTGTTTCTCAACATCATGTATTGTGTTATATAATTGTACTGATATGCAGTGAACTGTCATGTTTGAACTTAGACAAATTTTAACCCAAGCTGTAACCACAATTTCAATCTACAAAGCCTCAACAGTAGCAGCTACAGTATAATGGCTATAACCTGAATGACTGAAGCATCAATTTTGTATTACTCCAAGAAATATTTCAACCATAATATGCTGGCTACAGTACATTTAACTGTATGTTTGATATTAGAAAAGTTGAAGTGTTTTGCATCAAGATCTTTACACCATAAAACTCATTCTAGAGGAATCTGACGAAAACCACCAATAAATCCATGAACTTATGAAGGCTAGCATTACCTAGGCCTATCCCACTCTTTGCTAACATATTACAATTTTCAAGTTCAACCTGATATTGTAACTCCTGAATTTATTTTAGCATATGTTACAGACTACAACTGGTACTAAGTACTGCAGTGATTTCTTTTCTGATTTTGTCACTTGAACTAAATTAGTCAACTTAGCTGAAGCCTACAGTATAAGTTTcaattaaacatatcaaatgctTTGACAGTAAATAGTACTGTGCCAAGTCACGTTAAAACCTGAAATAACAGACGAACAACCCAACCCATATATGACATAAAGTATGACCTACTGTAGGCTATGCCTAAGACGAGTGATAATCTTGAGTTCGACACTATTTATTAACGTAACATTAGGCCTAGGTTTAAGTTGGTAAGTTAGTAACTTATTAAGGCTATAGGCCCTAGTTGACTGAAGGAAATGTTTGCACTCTTAACTTTAGAACACAAGTTTTACCTCATCCCTGCGTGTCTTACAGATAAACTTAGAAAGCAATGTATTGCACGAGGGTACTGTATGTTGTCCTTCTAATGTAAGTAGTTTTTCACTACACCGATTTCTGTGATGTTACATAATAGTAAGCCGCATTGGTAAACATTACTGTACATGGGTTAGCAGCTAGCCTACAGCAAGTGACCTTTGTGCTCGTATTGTAAACAGGCGCTGGATTCAAGTTGAGGTATGATGAGAGGATTCAGCCGACACTTACAAGTTACAGTATAGAGTTGTCACCACaattctgtattttatttttatgaaaaatttTGGCTAATGAGGAGAAGTTAGTCCCGTCGCTCATTTTCATCCGTCTAGCCTAACTTAGGTTAGTACTGCAGCCTAACATTACTTGTAATCATTCTTAACCTACCTCTAACTTAGTTAGACTAAGTCTAGCCTAGAAATTCTAAGGTCTAGGCTAGCATTAAGTTACATACTATCGAAGTTTGAACGTTAGTCCTACGCTCATTTCTGTGGcactgttagtgttactgtaATTTTTGTAAAGGACTTCAGAGGAAAGCCTATTTGGTAATTGCTGGTTACAAAGAACAGAAATGTTATTGCAAAAGGACAACAATAATCACAATCTCTCTGAAATTCCCATATGTCCTTCAATGAAAGTTAGGCCTAGGTAATGCTAGCCTTCATAAGTTCATGGATTTATTGGTGGCTTTCGTCAGATTCCTCTAGAATGAGTTTTATGGTGTAAAGATCTTGATGCAAAACACTTCAACTTTTCTAATATCAAACATACAGTTAAATGTACTGTAGCCAGCATATATTATGGTTGAAATATTTCTTGGAGTAATACAAAATTGATGCTTCAGTCATTCAGGTTATAGCCAATAGTATACAGTAGCTGCTACTGTTGAGGCTTTGTATATTGAAATTGTGGTTGCAACTTGGGTTCAAATAAGTTTCAGACATGGCAGTTCACTGTCTATCAGTACAATTGTATAAATTATATAGTATAACACAGTACATGATGTTGAGAAACATTCTAAGTTACTGTATcatgtgtatgtacagtataccacTACATACCGTAGAGTAGACTCTACTCAAATGCTTCAGTATGCAATTACCAGATTGTAGCAGATTCACACACAATACTAATGTAGATGTGAACTGAACtctgtatatattatgtttgtaaatttaaatttaataaaatgtagTTGATTGTACCAGGTTCACTTAAATATGTACCATTAgttacataggcgtaggagcctcatttgatttgggggggctgtaacgacttgcccgaaaaatataaccaacatttccacATGTAAATGtgtatcatataggcattcatcgcttattacatcacatgccattaacataaaatcattttttgtgttattacccttccatattggttaaaaTTATCGGGGAattcgttacaacaataatgataatataagtttaactattgaaaaacacattgcaaattgttcttctttcagtaggtgccagtggcggagctaggggtattggccgggggggggggggagaatggtctgtaggggcgctttcgacactatctaagcagagcgccaccaccaGTTGGCTTGGAGTGTACCAAAAAATTTTGAGTACAGATACtgtactccctagatcgccggaaatgaccctttccaggactagcttatttgcagataaacgaagaataaataggtgtcctcgccatttgtcagaaaattgcaccaacaaaatgtgacaaatgtcaataggtatttgagagcgcaacaaaaaagtcaataatcgcgaataagtagaaagtggtaaaaagctgaaaagggcgccagcagtccatttgagtccgtcaggggggcatccgccccctctgactgtatggacgctccgccactggtaagtgcccgaaaaattctcagcatattgcccaaattttcacccaaaaaattgaaaacacactgcaaattattattctttcagaaggtgcccgaaaaaaattctcagcatattgcccgaattttcaccaaaaaattgaaaaacacattgcaaattattattctttcagtagatgcctgaaaaattctcagcatattgtcaaattttcaccccaaaaaattgaaaaaaacactgcaaattattattcttccagtaggtgcccgaaaaattctcagcatattgcccgaattttcacaaaaataattggttgggggggctgcggCCCCCCCAGACCCCCctcctcctacgcctatgattagTTATGCACATAACATCTTTCAAGATATCAGGTGAGTAGGAATATTTGTGGTCAAATGTCAGTGCATAAGCAATAAAGATTATCCGTATGTCCTTCTTTAACAGATGATTGAGCGAGTTACAACCTCCACAACTGTTCAAAGTAAGCTCTGACTAAATATACCCAGATGTCTGACATCTATGTAAAAGATGACCGAGCAACAAAATTCACATCAGTTGTTGAAAGAAAGTGGGAAAAGTTCTGCCAGTGATCGGGAAATCACTCAAGGAGATTTATCCAAGGATGCAGGTATGAAGaaactatatacagtacaagGTGTAATGTACCGTCGAATACCGTTGTGTCCATTTATCAAACAAACATTGTTATGCATACAGTAGTATTGGgatgaatgaaaaagaaaaaatgattgCAGGATGTACCTTCACATACAAAATAACTATAGATGACCTCATGGTATATGGTACTgtatttcattttgtaataaaataatgaatttacCAAGCTTAACATGCTAAGCCCAGGCTTTACTTCAGCTGGGCATAGTGTGTCCAGTAAGAAAGGTTTTCAAAATCCTATAATGTGGCATGTGAGGaaatttacagtacagtacattttaTATGCCGTCATGATACCTTTATGAGATAAAATGGGAAGTGGTAaatttgagtaaagttactttGAAAACTGTATACATTGGGGAGTTGGAATAAAGGGCAGAGGTTTGAATTTTGGGACTTCTTGTAGTGGGATTTTACAATATAATGGAAAATGTGCATGCAGTTCTGTTTTTTCCAAAACATGTATTATTCCCATTCTGGTCACAGGAGTGCACTACTTTAGGTACAGCCTGAAGGGTCACTATTCTGTACATTGGGTGTTTGATTTCACTGTGGCCAACAATATCTATTTCATATCCACCAATGCTTGGCTTAAAGTTTCAATAAAAACATACCTAACATGTTATTGCACAGTACTATATCTATTAGAATATTACAGTTTAAGCTTGAACAAGGGGCATATATTATCAAACATTTGTGCCTGTCAATACTTTCAAGTCAAgtaatacagaataaaataaaattgtttaatCCCAGTCCTGTTTTGGGGTGTTTGAATAGACACAGATTAATCCACCAATGACCATGAAAGGTTCTGTTTCAGTTCAAACATGTCTggaaattatattttaaatgccaccttttcttcttcttcaactGACTTTAGAGTTAGCAAGACTGAGAGCTGAGAAGCAAGTACTTCATGAAGATCTCGTACAATGCAAGGTAATCAGTGCTCAGTAGAAAAGAAGTGTTGTACTGTAATGTTGCTCTTGGTCAAAGCGTTTGCTACATCCCTCGTCGATTCACAATTGTTTTTCCTTTGGCCGGTCTGGCTAATTCCTCAGTAACACTACAGTACATGATAGCATACTGTAGTCTTACCAAACATCATTGGTTCTAAATCATAATAACATATTTAGATCAGTCAATTTTTGTGGTACGGTTGTACTTTAGTTCATTCAAATTGGTAACCGTTTGACAATTTCTATTGAGCATGTACAATGTGAAACCATAGTTGGGAAGGCTAATGAGAAATTAGTTGCCATTTATATACCTTCAGTGTTTTATGAGGCTGACTAAAAATCTCTCATTTATAtccataaaatatgttttttttttaaaaatactTGAAAATTCATTGATTTCCACCACAATATGAAGTCTGGCATCACCCAGTAAAATCATTCTTAGAAAATGGAGAAATGGAATATTAGCAAATCAACACCATCATTTTATCGTGCAGGcatgatattatattttctaTAGTGATCGTGGAGCTTGCTTGTGTACTGACTTGTACAGTATTATCttatgtatgaatgtgctctgATCTAATTCCAAAAATGTTCTCTTGATTTCAGGCAGACAAGGAATTTGTCTGGTCCCTCTGGAAGAGATTGCAGGTAGCGAACCCTGACATCACACAGGCTATCAGCATGGTTCTCCAGAGGTACTGTATGTGAACATACTATTTACatattattaacatattatcaacatattacatattattaatatattacatattatatattacatatttttaacatattatTAACATACTATTCACAGCATATAGTTATGTATTAAGAAATGTACATCATTGTGATTTAATCGCATAAATTAATGAAACGAAACATCCCAGATCTCTACCTTAACTTGTACgcataataataatttttggtctGATTTTAGTGTTTCCACTTCTATGGACGTTTTCCTCATCTGCAGAATGCCATTTTATGCTAATGTCACAAAAGTCAGGACTAAGTTCTCTGATTTATTTGCCAGTAAAATATGAAGCATATATGGAATGTCTTGATTTCTCTGTCATTACAGGTTTTCATCCTTTGCAAATCTGTTCATATATTTTTGAGATCTTATGAAATCCTTTACTGTATAGTTCAAAAGCTTTTCATCATTGGCTCCCATTTTTTCATTCCTTcagggaaaaagaaaagaatgagcTGAAGGACAGAAAAGTCTTAGAAATTCTGCATATTAAAGATGACAGGATTGGAGAATTAGATAAGGTAAAATATCTTTTTGCTAAAATGTCTTACTTAAGATCAAATGTGTTGTTTTAATGTCATTTTTGTGTAGTGGGTATTGTACAAAGATTTGAATAATGTCCTGTGCAGTGCCCACATCAAAAACTTGAAATGTTGCCTGTATAATGTGATACATTAAAATCAATTTGCAAGCCCCTGTCTATAAACTCTATGGGTCATTTTTCTATTGCTATATTTTGAGTTGGATTGTGGTAGTTTTGGATAGTTGGTACTGGATAAAAAATAATCTTTGTATCTCTTATAGAGAATAGCCTCTTGTTTTTTATTCTCACTTTTCATAGATTCTGACCCAACAGACAGAGACTAACAAAGCTGCAATGAAAAGGTAAATATTAACTTTATTGTTCAAATTATCTGAAATTGGTCACACTTTTAtctaaattttatatatagAGGGGCTACtttttttgctctttcaaaTTTTTGACCATAATTCCCTGGTACATTTTATTTGTTGGTTTTCTTATAAACCTTAATATGACATTAACCAAACAAGGTGAATCTGAGATCATGATGAAATTCATCGTACAGTAGTTTTGTGTATATATTCATGTCACGTCCTTCATGGCTGATAAAATACTGTAAGCCTCCTGTCAGAAATGAAATCCTTccaaaattgtaaaatatgtttcattACTGAAGGAACTGCTCAAGGAAGTATGCTCCATTATGAAGACTTGCAGGGATgatagaaaatgaaagaaacctaATATTTGAGTATTGGTACCATT
Proteins encoded:
- the LOC139979065 gene encoding DNA repair protein complementing XP-A cells homolog isoform X1; translated protein: MAIQVNIQMSEANSIDGGTNSSSEASPLSDRQRARIERNRQRALMLRQSKHAYQPYTKKKPEKKEEKIPEGAIRLPGGLLDTNAGFLIQEDEVVEEEELNIVQEPGPLLGAGLLRCLECGNDFQDSSLYKQFDHSVCDDCRESEEKHTLITKTEAKHEYLLKDADLDRREPILKFLVRKNPHNPRWGDMKLYLRLQIEKRALEVWESQEEIDAAKERRTENREKAKMKKLDKSVKELRKAVRTSLWTKDLSSHKHEYGEETYDEDSDMYSKRCTTCDHELQYEKM
- the LOC139979065 gene encoding DNA repair protein complementing XP-A cells homolog isoform X3, with product MSEANSIDGGTNSSSEASPLSDRQRARIERNRQRALMLRQSKHAYQPYTKKKPEKKEEKIPEGAIRLPGGLLDTNAGFLIQEDEVVEEEELNIVQEPGPLLGAGLLRCLECGNDFQDSSLYKQFDHSVCDDCRESEEKHTLITKTEAKHEYLLKDADLDRREPILKFLVRKNPHNPRWGDMKLYLRLQIEKRALEVWESQEEIDAAKERRTENREKAKMKKLDKSVKELRKAVRTSLWTKDLSSHKHEYGEETYDEDSDMYSKRCTTCDHELQYEKM
- the LOC139979065 gene encoding DNA repair protein complementing XP-A cells homolog isoform X2 is translated as MAIQMSEANSIDGGTNSSSEASPLSDRQRARIERNRQRALMLRQSKHAYQPYTKKKPEKKEEKIPEGAIRLPGGLLDTNAGFLIQEDEVVEEEELNIVQEPGPLLGAGLLRCLECGNDFQDSSLYKQFDHSVCDDCRESEEKHTLITKTEAKHEYLLKDADLDRREPILKFLVRKNPHNPRWGDMKLYLRLQIEKRALEVWESQEEIDAAKERRTENREKAKMKKLDKSVKELRKAVRTSLWTKDLSSHKHEYGEETYDEDSDMYSKRCTTCDHELQYEKM